A single region of the Brassica rapa cultivar Chiifu-401-42 chromosome A03, CAAS_Brap_v3.01, whole genome shotgun sequence genome encodes:
- the LOC103859278 gene encoding serine/threonine protein phosphatase 2A 57 kDa regulatory subunit B' beta isoform: MFKKIMKGGHRKPSKSEANEPPTTYGPGSNVVVSHASRGALVQSPLTASTPQPPPMTSVEPLPLFRDVPVSERQALFLRKLQNCCFLFDFTDTVKNAREKEIKRQTLLELVDFVQSGASKIISESCQEEMVKMVSLNIFRCLPPGSHENTGQEPADPEEEEPYLEPSWPHLQLVYELLLRYVVSTDTDTKVAKRYIHHSFVLKLLDLFDSEDPREREYLKTILHRIYGKFMVHRPFIRKAINNIFYRFIYETERHSGIGELLEILGSIINGFALPMKEEHKLFLIRVLIPLHKPKPIAIYHQQLSYCIVQFVEKDYKLADTVIRGLLKYWPVTNCTKENLFLTELEEVLEATQPVEFQRCMVPLFQQIGRSLNSSHFQVAERALFLWNNEHIVGLIAQNRTVILPIIYPALEKNIQSHWNQAVHGLTTNIKKMFMEMDLELFEECQRQYEEKQAKSKEVEEQRLLSWKRLAEAAAKRDGVGGEDHMITS; the protein is encoded by the exons ATGTTTAAGAAGATCATGAAAGGTGGGCATCGAAAGCCCTCTAAATCCGAGGCCAATGAACCTCCTACTACTTACGGTCCTGGCTCCAACGTTGTCGTTAGCCACGCCTCTCGTGGCGCGCTGGTTCAATCCCCACTGACTGCTTCCACTCCACAACCTCCGCCTATGACCTCTGTAGAGCCGCTCCCTTTGTTCAGAGACGTTCCCGTTTCAGAGAGGCAAGCTTTGTTCTTGAGGAAGCTTCAGAACTGCTGTTTCCTATTCGACTTCACCGATACCGTCAAGAACGCGAGGGAGAAGGAGATCAAGAGGCAGACGCTGCTGGAGCTGGTGGACTTTGTACAGTCTGGAGCTAGTAAGATCATCTCAGAGTCTTGTCAGGAAGAGATGGTTAAGATGGTTTCTCTCAATATCTTCCGGTGTCTCCCTCCTGGATCTCATGAGAACACGGGTCAAGAGCCTGCGGATCCTGAGGAAGAGGAGCCTTATTTGGAGCCTTCTTGGCCTCATTTGCAGCTTGTCTACGAGTTGCTGCTCAGATACGTTGTTTCCACTGATACTGATACGAAAGTGGCTAAACGGTATATCCACCATTCCTTTGTGTTGAAGCTCCTTGACTTGTTTGACTCCGAAGACCCGAGAGAGAGGGAGTATTTGAAAACCATTCTTCATAGGATCTACGGGAAGTTTATGGTCCACAGGCCCTTTATTAGGAAAGCAATCAACAACATTTTCTATAGGTTTATTTACGAGACGGAGAGACACAGTGGGATCGGTGAGCTCTTGGAGATTCTAGGCAGTATCATTAACGGGTTTGCTCTGCCTATGAAGGAAGAGCACAAGCTGTTTCTGATCAGGGTGTTGATACCGTTGCATAAGCCTAAACCAATAGCTATATACCATCAGCAGTTATCTTATTGCATCGTTCAGTTTGTGGAAAAGGATTATAAGCTAGCGGATACTGTTATCAGGGGGTTGTTGAAGTATTGGCCTGTGACAAACTGCACCAAGGAGAATCTCTTCCTTACGGAACTTGAAGAAGTTCTTGAGGCAACTCAGCCTGTTGAGTTCCAGCGTTGCATGGTTCCATTGTTCCAACAGATTGGTCGCTCCCTCAATAGCTCTCACTTTCAG GTTGCAGAAAGAGCTTTGTTCTTGTGGAATAACGAGCACATCGTGGGCCTCATCGCGCAGAACCGAACCGTGATCCTTCCAATCATATACCCTGCACTGGAGAAGAACATACAGTCTCACTGGAACCAAGCGGTTCATGGTCTAACTACAAATATCAAGAAGATGTTCATGGAGATGGATCTTGAGCTATTTGAAGAATGCCAGAGACAGTATGAAGAGAAACAAGCGAAATCCAAAGAAGTGGAAGAACAACGCCTATTATCATGGAAGAGATTAGCTGAAGCAGCGGCAAAGCGAGATGGAGTTGGAGGAGAAGATCATATGATCACTTCCTAG
- the LOC103859279 gene encoding cell division control protein 48 homolog A codes for MSNPAESSDSKSKKDFSTAILERKKSPNRLVVDEAINDDNSVVSLHPDTMEKLQLFRGDTILIKGKKRKDTVCIALADESCEEPKIRMNKVVRSNLRVRLGDVISVHQCPDVKYGKRVHILPVDDTVEGVTGNLFDAYLKPYFLEAYRPVRKGDLFLVRGGMRSVEFKVIETDPAEYCVVAPDTEIFCEGEPVKREDEERLDEVGYDDVGGVRKQMAQIRELVELPLRHPQLFKSIGVKPPKGILLYGPPGSGKTLIARAVANETGAFFFCINGPEIMSKLAGESESNLRKAFEEAEKNAPSIIFIDEIDSIAPKREKTNGEVERRIVSQLLTLMDGLKSRAHVIVMGATNRPNSIDPALRRFGRFDREIDIGVPDEIGRLEVLRIHTKNMKLAEDVDLERISKDTHGYVGADLAALCTEAALQCIREKMDVIDLEDDSIDAEILNSMAVTNEHFHTALGNSNPSALRETVVEVPNVSWDDIGGLENVKRELQETVQYPVEHPEKFEKFGMSPSKGVLFYGPPGCGKTLLAKAIANECQANFISVKGPELLTMWFGESEANVREIFDKARQSAPCVLFFDELDSIATQRGGGGGGDAGGAADRVLNQLLTEMDGMNAKKTVFIIGATNRPDIIDSALLRPGRLDQLIYIPLPDEDSRLNIFKACLRKSPVAKDVDINALAKYTQGFSGADITEICQRACKYAIRENIEKDIEREKRRSLNPEAMEEDGVDEVSEIKAAHFEESMKYARRSVSDADIRKYQAFAQTLQQSRGFGSEFRFETNAGSGATTGVADPFATSAAAAADDDDLYN; via the exons TGCTGATGAATCATGTGAGGAGCCAAAGATCAGGATGAACAAAGTTGTCAGATCTAACTTGAGGGTTAGACTTGGAGATGTCATCTCTGTTCACCAGTGCCCTGATGTCAAGTACGGGAAGCGTGTGCACATCTTGCCTGTTGATGATACCGTTGAAGGAGTCACCGGAAACCTCTTTGATGCTTACCTCAAAC CTTATTTCCTGGAAGCATACCGCCCGGTGAGGAAGGGTGATCTCTTCCTAGTCAGAGGAGGAATGAGGAGTGTGGAGTTCAAGGTTATAGAGACGGATCCTGCTGAGTACTGTGTGGTTGCTCCGGACACAGAGATTTTCTGTGAGGGTGAGCCGGTGAAGAGAGAGGACGAGGAAAGGCTAGATGAAGTGGGTTATGATGATGTTGGTGGTGTGAGGAAGCAGATGGCTCAGATCAGGGAGCTTGTTGAGCTTCCTTTAAGGCATCCACAGCTCTTCAAGTCGATTGGTGTTAAGCCACCGAAGGGGATTCTGCTTTACGGACCACCTGGGTCCGGAAAGACTTTGATTGCTCGTGCCGTGGCTAACGAAACCGGCGCGTTTTTCTTCTGTATCAATGGGCCTGAGATCATGTCCAAGTTGGCTGGTGAGAGTGAGAGCAACCTTAGGAAAGCGTTTGAGGAGGCTGAGAAGAACGCTCCTTCCATCATATTCATTGATGAGATTGACTCTATTGCACCCAAAAGAGAGAAGACGAATGGGGAGGTTGAGAGGAGGATTGTGTCTCAGCTCCTCACGCTGATGGATGGTCTGAAGTCACGTGCTCATGTTATTGTCATGGGAGCTACCAATCGCCCCAACAGTATTGATCCGGCTTTGAGAAGGTTTGGAAGATTTGATAGGGAGATTGATATTGGTGTACCTGATGAAATTGGACGTCTTGAAGTTCTCAGGATCCACACCAAGAACATGAAGCTCGCTGAAGAT GTTGATCTTGAGAGGATCTCAAAGGACACACACGGTTATGTCGGTGCTGATCTTGCAGCTCTCTGCACAGAGGCTGCCCTGCAATGCATCAGGGAGAAGATGGATGTGATTGATTTGGAAGATGACTCCATTGATGCTGAGATCCTCAATTCCATGGCTGTGACTAATGAACACTTCCACACCGCTCTTGGGAACAGCAACCCATCTGCACTTCGTGAAACT GTTGTGGAGGTTCCTAATGTTTCTTGGGATGACATTGGAGGTCTTGAGAATGTCAAGAGAGAGCTCCAGGAG ACTGTTCAATACCCTGTGGAGCACCCAGAGAAGTTCGAGAAATTCGGTATGTCTCCATCAAAGGGAGTCCTATTCTACGGTCCTCCTGGATGTGGTAAAACCCTTCTGGCCAAAGCTATAGCCAATGAGTGCCAAGCCAACTTCATCAGTGTCAAAGGTCCTGAGCTTCTCACTATGTGGTTTGGAGAGAGTGAAGCCAATGTCCGTGAAATCTTCGACAAGGCTCGCCAGTCCGCTCCGTGTGTTCTCTTCTTTGATGAGCTCGACTCCATTGCGACTCAGAGAGGAGGTGGAGGCGGAGGTGATGCTGGCGGTGCGGCTGATAGAGTCCTCAACCAGCTTTTGACAGAGATGGATGGAATGAACGCCAAGAAGACTGTCTTCATCATCGGAGCGACCAACAGGCCCGACATTATTGATTCTGCTCTTCTCCGACCAGGAAGGCTCGACCAGCTCATTTACATTCCACTACCGGACGAGGACTCACGTCTCAATATCTTCAAGGCATGCTTGAGGAAATCTCCTGTTGCTAAAGATGTGGACATCAATGCTCTCGCTAAGTACACGCAGGGGTTCAGTGGTGCTGATATCACTGAGATTTGCCAGAGGGCTTGCAAATACGCCATCAGAGAGAACATTGAGAAG GACATTGAGAGGGAGAAGAGGAGGAGCTTGAACCCAGAGGCGATGGAGGAAGATGGAGTGGATGAAGTGTCAGAGATCAAAGCTGCACACTTTGAGGAGTCGATGAAGTATGCACGCAGGAGTGTGAGTGATGCAGACATCAGGAAGTACCAAGCCTTTGCTCAGACGCTGCAGCAGTCTAGAGGGTTTGGTTCTGAGTTCAGGTTTGAGACTAATGCTGGTTCAGGTGCAACCACTGGAGTCGCTGATCCTTTTGCCACCTCTGCAGCTGCTGCTGCAGATGATGACGATCTCTACAATTAG